In Dermacentor silvarum isolate Dsil-2018 chromosome 2, BIME_Dsil_1.4, whole genome shotgun sequence, the following proteins share a genomic window:
- the LOC119443170 gene encoding retinol dehydrogenase 12-like → MSLENRDAGGLEDDVLAITWFIRAVLVLVVAGLCLKAYLLYSKRIYRGTTTIRGKTVIVTGSNAGIGKETAKELARRKARVILACRNVHRAQKAAQDIFAETGETVVVKQLDLCSFKSVRAFAEDIIRTEPRLDVLINNAGACLFFADKLILTEDGYEVGLQSNYLGHFLLTILLTELLKKSAPSRVVNLSSVLHHFGTTWRIEEQAKGTYGWRTPLLTYCNTKMAMVLFTRALAPRLKMHGVTVNAVHPGAVNTGIAGEERLIAYLFRILVNLYGKVTGALVFCFLFSFCVEKGAGSAGL, encoded by the exons ATGAGCCTGGAAAACAGAGATGCTGGTGGCCTTGAAGACGACGTCCTGGCGATCACATGGTTCATCAGGGCTGTGCTTGTGTTGGTAGTGGCGGGCTTGTGCCTGAAGGCGTACCTGCTCTACAGCAAGCGCATTTACCGCGGCACCACCACGATCCGCGGGAAGACGGTCATCGTGACAGGCAGCAACGCAG GAATCGGAAAGGAGACGGCCAAGGAACTTGCCAGGAGGAAGGCCCGCGTGATCTTGGCCTGCCGAAACGTCCATCGTGCACAAAAGGCCGCTCAAGACATCTTTGCGGAAACTGGCGAAACGGTGGTGGTCAAGCAGCTCGACCTGTGCTCCTTCAAGTCGGTGCGGGCCTTCGCCGAAGATATCATCCGGACGGAGCCCCGACTGGACGTGCTGATCAACAACGCAG GTGCCTGTCTTTTCTTCGCAGACAAGCTGATTCTCACAGAGGACGGCTACGAAGTGGGCCTGCAGAGCAACTATCTGGGTCATTTCCTGCTGACTATTCTGTTGACAG AGCTTCTCAAGAAGAGCGCGCCCAGCCGCGTGGTGAACCTGTCTTCggtgttgcaccacttcggcaccACGTGGCGCATCGAGGAGCAGGCAAAGGGCACGTACGGCTGGCGCACGCCTCTGCTCACCTACTGCAACACCAAGATGGCCATGGTGCTCTTCACCCGAGCTCTGGCACCTCGGCTCAAGATGCACG GAGTGACCGTGAACGCAGTCCACCCGGGTGCAGTCAACACTGGAATCGCCGGAGAAGAAAGGCTGATCGCCTACCTCTTCCGGATCCTCGTGAATCTCTACGGAAAGGTAACGGGTGCCCttgttttttgctttttattttctttttgcgtTGAGAAAGGCGCTGGTAGTGCAGGACTATGA